Proteins co-encoded in one Caldisericota bacterium genomic window:
- a CDS encoding GNAT family N-acetyltransferase — translation MRNEIIMRRALLGDVEDFISLIILSAPLFFKKLYGNRFKSILQYLFSQQYNLFSFRHVYFAESGGKRAGMILEYDWRSKKQEDLRTGLLLLKYMELNFIKRLPLFLKARDVTGWVNREEHYISNVAVYPEYRGMGIGTDLITKIEIEARRNGAKKIALD, via the coding sequence ATGAGAAACGAAATTATAATGCGAAGAGCGTTGCTAGGTGATGTTGAAGATTTTATCAGCCTCATTATACTTTCTGCTCCGTTATTTTTTAAAAAGCTGTACGGCAATAGATTCAAATCTATATTACAGTATTTGTTCTCGCAACAGTATAATCTATTTAGTTTCCGGCATGTCTATTTTGCGGAGAGTGGTGGCAAGAGAGCTGGAATGATTTTAGAATATGATTGGCGCTCAAAAAAACAGGAAGATTTGAGGACTGGCTTATTATTGCTAAAGTATATGGAGTTAAATTTCATTAAAAGACTCCCTCTTTTTTTAAAGGCCAGGGATGTAACCGGATGGGTCAATAGAGAGGAGCATTATATCAGCAACGTCGCTGTTTATCCGGAATATAGAGGAATGGGCATAGGAACAGATTTAATTACTAAGATCGAAATAGAGGCGAGAAGAAATGGAGCAAAAAAAATAGCGTTGGATG